The proteins below come from a single Pedobacter aquae genomic window:
- a CDS encoding DUF5017 domain-containing protein gives MMRKIYIIPLLLMLFAACNKKEVAELNFSVKAEKASYKVGDTVKFLLSGNPEQLIFYSGLEGSRYIYKDRTVAESDNITVEFATNRRYGSDVQQPRSFRVFASQKFNGQYTEANINESADWTDITTAFTLSGLQSNDNTYVSSGVVNLLSLSSLGLTLDKSKPIYFAFKYNAVTGFTQPRWWVNKFDIKMTTTDGQLLTVADIGTSGWTSVKFGVSPVAWTFGTDRILKFQGGGITTLSNQVWAVSNALNLTKVKPDSGVALKNMSTRLDEYTFIYNRAGTYTVTFVGSNVNIYGETKTVKELELTINP, from the coding sequence ATGATGAGAAAAATATATATCATACCTCTTTTATTAATGCTATTTGCGGCATGTAATAAAAAAGAAGTTGCCGAGCTTAATTTCTCTGTTAAAGCAGAAAAAGCTAGCTATAAAGTAGGCGATACCGTAAAGTTCTTGCTTTCTGGTAATCCAGAACAACTTATATTTTATTCTGGATTAGAAGGCAGCAGATACATTTATAAAGACAGAACAGTAGCAGAAAGCGATAATATTACAGTAGAATTTGCCACCAATAGAAGATACGGTTCTGATGTTCAGCAACCTCGATCTTTCAGGGTTTTTGCTTCGCAAAAATTTAATGGACAATATACAGAAGCTAATATCAATGAATCTGCAGATTGGACAGATATCACAACAGCATTTACCTTATCCGGATTGCAATCAAACGATAATACTTATGTATCCTCTGGTGTGGTTAATTTATTAAGTCTTAGTAGTTTGGGTTTAACATTAGATAAAAGTAAACCTATATACTTTGCTTTTAAATATAACGCAGTAACAGGTTTTACACAGCCACGTTGGTGGGTTAACAAGTTTGATATTAAGATGACTACGACAGACGGACAATTGTTAACCGTTGCAGATATTGGTACTTCAGGCTGGACATCAGTAAAATTTGGAGTATCACCCGTAGCTTGGACTTTTGGAACTGATAGAATATTAAAATTTCAAGGTGGTGGTATTACAACCTTAAGCAACCAAGTTTGGGCAGTATCTAACGCTTTAAATCTTACTAAAGTTAAGCCTGATAGCGGCGTGGCACTTAAAAATATGAGTACCCGTTTAGATGAATATACATTTATTTACAACCGAGCAGGTACCTACACCGTTACATTTGTAGGTTCTAACGTTAATATTTACGGAGAAACTAAGACTGTTAAAGAGCTAGAACTTACCATCAACCCTTAA
- a CDS encoding T9SS type A sorting domain-containing protein, producing the protein MKRKLLLALGLLLSASFVKGQFSPFNRTINVNLNRGVSPANDTTALGIVSPPSKYYESPLPSSLTSIQGRFFPNITDGSLKLRAISYQPSAEFKLNGDILSIKNPTTSIAKVAAFSIANADPIVKFKFTIDLTTYTGANAFAIAFGNTAAPSTLTSISSPFTSAADIFGAFRVVISGSNMVTQYRPLDGLVGGVATAQVNTATPYLIKAGLSQVVEVFANSTAAASSYTYGVNTVNIPANTYHVYVDGVKYAEDFPKASSTYTQSTINAISFAYSGGTTQQTINLSNISVTYPSATLPVSLTSFTGENTASGIRLNWKTASEQNNSHFELLRAGEDKNFKFISRISGKGNSDVVQNYSFNDESPLNGNNYYQLKQVDFDGTETIFNQLVAVKSSLNNQSFKVSVSEESVLNAHIYASSPTSAKIAVYDMSGRKLFEEQVSLQEGNNIVSKAIPAIQTGVYVARVLANGLNAQTKFVKK; encoded by the coding sequence ATGAAAAGAAAACTACTTTTAGCTTTAGGCTTATTATTAAGCGCAAGTTTTGTGAAAGGGCAATTTTCTCCTTTTAACAGAACAATTAATGTTAATTTAAACAGAGGGGTATCGCCAGCAAATGATACGACTGCCCTTGGTATAGTATCTCCACCTAGTAAGTATTATGAATCTCCACTTCCTAGCTCTCTAACATCTATTCAGGGTAGATTTTTTCCAAATATTACCGATGGTTCATTAAAATTAAGAGCAATTTCATATCAGCCAAGTGCAGAGTTTAAGTTAAATGGAGATATTTTATCTATTAAGAATCCCACGACTAGTATTGCGAAAGTAGCTGCTTTTAGTATCGCTAATGCGGACCCAATTGTAAAATTTAAATTCACTATAGACTTAACTACTTACACAGGAGCAAACGCATTTGCTATTGCTTTTGGAAATACTGCTGCACCATCAACTTTAACTAGCATTAGCTCCCCTTTTACGAGTGCAGCTGATATATTTGGTGCGTTTAGGGTTGTTATAAGTGGGTCTAATATGGTAACACAATACAGACCACTAGATGGATTAGTTGGAGGAGTTGCAACAGCTCAAGTTAATACAGCAACTCCCTACTTAATTAAAGCCGGTTTATCTCAGGTTGTTGAGGTTTTTGCTAATAGTACTGCTGCTGCTTCATCTTATACTTACGGTGTAAATACAGTTAATATTCCTGCAAATACCTATCATGTTTATGTAGATGGTGTTAAATATGCAGAGGATTTTCCTAAAGCCTCATCTACTTATACACAATCTACTATTAATGCAATTTCTTTTGCTTATTCAGGGGGTACCACTCAACAAACAATTAATTTATCTAATATTTCTGTAACCTATCCATCAGCAACTCTTCCAGTTTCTCTAACCTCTTTCACAGGAGAAAACACAGCCAGTGGTATTCGTTTAAATTGGAAAACAGCATCAGAGCAAAACAATTCTCATTTTGAGCTTTTAAGAGCCGGAGAAGACAAGAATTTTAAATTTATTTCACGTATTAGCGGTAAAGGAAATTCAGACGTTGTACAAAACTATAGTTTTAATGATGAAAGCCCGCTCAACGGTAACAACTATTACCAATTAAAACAAGTTGATTTTGATGGTACAGAAACAATTTTTAATCAATTGGTGGCTGTTAAATCATCTTTAAATAACCAAAGTTTTAAAGTTTCTGTAAGTGAAGAAAGTGTTTTAAATGCACATATTTACGCTTCGTCTCCTACATCAGCAAAAATTGCTGTTTATGATATGAGTGGTAGAAAGCTTTTTGAAGAGCAAGTAAGTTTACAAGAAGGTAATAACATCGTTAGTAAAGCTATTCCTGCTATTCAAACTGGAGTTTACGTTGCCAGAGTTTTAGCTAATGGCTTAAACGCACAAACAAAATTTGTTAAAAAATAA
- a CDS encoding glycoside hydrolase family 88 protein produces the protein MIKISASGAKRIFLLASLTFTMASCSTQKVIEKDFEVAQKQYTVLLNNSKDLTAFPRSIYPDGTMKTTDVWDWTGGFFPGGLWYIYEYTQKPEWKAAAKQWTEALEAGKFLTQHHDVGFVMYCSYGNAIRFEKDPQKIKEYQDILIQSAESALTRYDEKVGLIKSWNPKMSWDKKTLWQYPVIIDNMMNLELLFYVSKLTGNPKYKNVAISHATKTMQNHFRADYSTYHVVDYDEKTGKVLHQQTNQGYADNSTWSRGQGWAIYGFTLMYRETQNPEFLAAAEKAADFFINHPNLPKDKIPYWDFNANQEGYTPEWIYPEYKKLDYIPRDASAGALVSSALLELSTFSKSKGETYFKAAEEMLQSLSNKPYLAEEGTNLGFILKHSVGSIPHKSEIDVPLIYADYYFLEALLRYQQLKK, from the coding sequence ATGATAAAGATATCAGCCTCTGGCGCAAAGCGCATTTTTTTATTAGCAAGTTTAACATTTACAATGGCATCTTGCAGCACTCAAAAAGTTATCGAAAAAGACTTTGAAGTAGCTCAAAAGCAATACACTGTTTTGTTAAACAATTCTAAGGATTTAACTGCTTTTCCACGGTCTATCTATCCTGATGGCACTATGAAAACAACTGATGTTTGGGATTGGACAGGCGGCTTTTTCCCAGGAGGGTTATGGTATATCTACGAGTATACCCAAAAGCCAGAATGGAAAGCGGCAGCAAAACAGTGGACAGAAGCATTAGAGGCAGGTAAATTTTTAACGCAACATCATGATGTAGGCTTTGTGATGTATTGTTCTTACGGCAATGCTATACGTTTTGAAAAAGATCCCCAAAAAATTAAAGAATATCAGGATATATTAATACAATCCGCAGAATCAGCTTTAACCCGTTACGATGAGAAAGTAGGGCTTATCAAATCGTGGAATCCAAAGATGTCTTGGGATAAGAAAACTTTATGGCAGTATCCTGTGATTATCGATAATATGATGAATTTAGAATTGTTATTCTATGTTTCCAAATTAACAGGTAATCCAAAATATAAAAATGTAGCTATCAGTCATGCAACCAAAACCATGCAAAATCATTTTAGAGCTGATTATAGTACTTACCACGTGGTAGATTATGATGAGAAAACTGGTAAAGTTTTACATCAACAAACCAACCAAGGTTATGCCGATAATTCTACATGGTCTAGAGGACAGGGGTGGGCAATTTACGGCTTTACATTAATGTATCGTGAAACACAAAACCCAGAATTTTTAGCTGCTGCAGAAAAAGCTGCTGATTTCTTTATCAATCATCCAAACTTACCAAAAGATAAAATTCCGTATTGGGATTTTAACGCTAACCAAGAAGGCTACACACCAGAATGGATATATCCAGAGTACAAAAAGCTAGACTATATTCCAAGAGACGCTTCTGCAGGTGCTTTGGTAAGCTCTGCTTTGCTTGAGTTAAGTACTTTTAGTAAATCAAAAGGAGAAACTTATTTTAAAGCAGCAGAAGAAATGCTACAATCTTTATCTAACAAACCTTATTTGGCAGAAGAAGGTACAAACTTAGGTTTTATTCTTAAACACTCTGTAGGTAGTATCCCTCATAAATCAGAAATAGATGTTCCTTTAATTTATGCCGATTATTATTTCTTAGAGGCGCTTTTGCGTTATCAACAATTAAAAAAATAA
- a CDS encoding SusC/RagA family TonB-linked outer membrane protein: protein MIRKISILILFMLPLVSLQAQQTRQITGKVTDAALGDPLIGVSVAVKRSTLGAVTDINGKYTIKVPTAATTVLQFRYLGFTTQEVVIGNKTTIDVALRSDNKALSEVVVIGYGEVQRRDLTGSVGSVNMEELQKAPVGSAIEALAGRIAGVQVSSESGKPGSGVNIVVRGANSLTQDNSPLYVIDGFPTEDANAGVLNPAEIESIEVLKDASATAIYGARGANGVILITTKKGKEGPPVINYQGYVGVQQIINTIDVMGPYEFVKLQAERDPVGIQLNYFRDGKTLEDYRNAEGTDWQDRLFQSSPMQDHSLSIRGGTKNTKYSLSGNIFDQKGIIINSGFNRKQGRFTLDQTFNDKLKVGTNVLYSGTKTFGSNPATPDQNFSAMNYLMYSVWGYRPVTATGVELDDLLLDPEIDNPLNDYRINPILSARNELRETFTNRLVANGFLEYALAKDLKIKISGGVNNTSTRQDVFNNSLTRYGYFGSTDKVNGSVTYTDNNTWLNENIITYNKKINKNHTINVVGGLTFQENTFKRYGLRATQLPNEILGLAGLSQGIQQPVTALNTEWSLMSYLSRINYNYKSKYLLTASFRADGSSKFRKGSQWGYFPSAAFAWRVINEDFMKNQTIFSDAKFRLGYGVTGNNRVSEYATYAEINFDNTGPNSNGYYPFNNNLVQGIYLSSIANPQLKWESTAQTNIGFDVGFLKQRITFTADYYKKVTSDLLLNALLPYSSGYSSAFKNIGKTSNQGLELSVLSQNIDNKNFGWSTSINIAFNRNKVLELTQNQESLIRTVPWDQNFREIPAYITKIGQPLGQMYGYIWEGVYNYEDFDLLPSGAYQLKDNVTTNGNTRASIKPGDIKYRDLNADGTVNDLDRTVIGRGYPIHQGGINNNLRYKNFDLNLFFQWSYGNDILNANRLLFEGGTRAGLNQYASFSNRWTPDNTNTTMFRVNGQGPNAYSSRIVEDGSYIRLKTIALGYNIPPTMLKRLKVKSAKVYASAQNLLTFTNYTGFDPEVAVYYSPLTPGFDYSSYPRPKTIVFGFNVSL, encoded by the coding sequence ATGATTAGGAAGATTTCAATATTAATCTTATTCATGCTTCCGCTAGTAAGTTTACAAGCACAGCAAACAAGGCAAATAACGGGTAAGGTTACCGATGCTGCTCTAGGAGACCCCTTAATTGGTGTAAGTGTAGCTGTTAAAAGAAGTACATTAGGCGCTGTTACAGATATCAATGGTAAGTATACCATCAAAGTGCCTACAGCCGCCACCACTGTTTTACAGTTTCGTTATCTAGGTTTTACCACACAAGAGGTTGTAATTGGTAATAAAACCACCATAGATGTAGCACTAAGATCTGATAATAAGGCTTTAAGTGAAGTCGTTGTTATTGGTTACGGTGAAGTGCAACGTAGAGATTTAACAGGTTCTGTAGGCTCTGTAAACATGGAAGAGTTACAAAAAGCCCCAGTTGGTTCTGCTATAGAAGCATTGGCAGGTAGAATAGCCGGTGTACAAGTAAGCTCAGAAAGTGGTAAACCAGGTTCTGGTGTTAACATTGTGGTTAGAGGGGCAAACTCTTTAACACAAGATAACTCACCATTATATGTTATTGATGGTTTTCCTACTGAGGATGCAAATGCTGGAGTATTAAATCCGGCAGAAATAGAGTCTATAGAAGTATTAAAAGATGCTTCTGCAACAGCTATTTATGGCGCCAGAGGAGCAAATGGTGTAATCCTAATTACCACAAAAAAAGGTAAAGAAGGTCCGCCGGTAATTAATTATCAGGGTTACGTAGGTGTTCAACAAATCATCAATACTATTGATGTTATGGGACCCTATGAGTTTGTGAAATTACAAGCAGAGCGTGATCCGGTTGGCATACAGCTTAATTATTTTAGAGATGGTAAAACATTAGAAGATTATAGAAATGCAGAAGGCACAGATTGGCAAGATAGATTATTCCAAAGCTCGCCTATGCAAGACCATTCTCTATCTATAAGAGGAGGTACAAAAAACACCAAATATTCATTATCTGGAAATATATTTGATCAAAAAGGAATCATCATAAACTCTGGTTTTAACCGTAAACAGGGTAGGTTTACTTTAGACCAGACTTTTAATGATAAACTTAAAGTAGGTACCAATGTATTGTACTCTGGTACCAAAACATTCGGATCTAATCCAGCCACACCAGACCAAAATTTCTCGGCTATGAATTATCTGATGTATAGCGTTTGGGGATATCGTCCGGTTACGGCCACAGGGGTAGAGCTAGACGATTTATTGTTAGATCCTGAAATTGATAATCCGTTAAACGATTATCGTATAAATCCTATTTTATCTGCAAGAAATGAGCTTAGAGAAACATTTACCAACCGTTTAGTAGCTAACGGGTTTTTAGAATATGCGCTTGCAAAAGATTTAAAAATTAAAATATCTGGAGGGGTTAATAATACTTCCACCAGACAAGATGTTTTCAATAACTCTTTAACCAGATATGGCTATTTTGGTAGTACAGATAAGGTAAACGGTTCTGTTACTTATACCGATAACAATACTTGGTTAAATGAGAATATCATCACCTACAATAAAAAAATAAATAAGAACCATACCATTAATGTTGTTGGTGGTCTTACTTTTCAAGAGAACACTTTTAAAAGATATGGTTTAAGGGCTACGCAATTACCAAACGAGATTTTAGGCTTAGCAGGTTTAAGTCAAGGTATACAACAGCCGGTAACAGCTTTAAATACCGAGTGGTCTTTAATGTCTTATTTATCAAGAATCAATTACAATTACAAGAGCAAATATTTATTAACAGCATCTTTTAGAGCTGATGGTTCTTCTAAATTTAGAAAAGGTAGTCAGTGGGGTTATTTCCCTTCGGCAGCATTTGCATGGCGAGTGATTAACGAAGATTTCATGAAAAACCAAACCATATTTTCTGATGCTAAATTTAGGCTAGGTTATGGTGTAACTGGTAATAATCGCGTAAGTGAATATGCTACTTATGCCGAGATAAATTTCGATAATACAGGACCTAATAGCAATGGTTATTATCCATTCAATAATAATTTGGTACAAGGTATTTACTTAAGTTCTATAGCTAATCCTCAGCTAAAATGGGAATCAACTGCCCAAACCAATATTGGCTTTGATGTAGGATTTTTAAAACAACGTATCACTTTTACAGCAGATTATTATAAGAAAGTAACTTCAGATTTATTACTAAACGCTTTATTACCTTATTCTAGCGGTTACAGCTCTGCATTTAAAAACATAGGTAAAACATCTAATCAAGGTTTAGAGCTAAGCGTATTAAGCCAAAATATAGATAACAAAAATTTTGGGTGGAGTACTTCTATCAACATTGCTTTCAATAGAAATAAAGTATTAGAGCTTACACAAAATCAAGAAAGCTTAATACGTACAGTGCCTTGGGATCAAAATTTTAGAGAGATTCCGGCATACATTACTAAAATAGGGCAGCCATTGGGTCAAATGTATGGTTATATCTGGGAAGGTGTTTATAATTATGAAGATTTTGATTTATTACCAAGCGGAGCATATCAGCTAAAAGATAATGTAACCACCAATGGTAATACCAGAGCTTCTATTAAGCCTGGCGATATCAAATACAGAGATTTAAATGCCGATGGTACTGTGAATGATTTAGATAGAACCGTAATAGGTAGAGGTTATCCAATACATCAAGGTGGTATCAATAACAATTTAAGATATAAGAATTTTGATTTAAACCTTTTCTTCCAATGGTCTTATGGTAATGATATCTTAAACGCAAATAGGTTATTGTTTGAGGGCGGTACCAGAGCTGGTTTAAACCAATATGCTAGTTTTTCTAACCGTTGGACACCAGATAACACCAATACAACCATGTTTAGGGTAAACGGACAAGGGCCAAATGCATACTCTAGTCGTATTGTTGAGGATGGTTCTTATATAAGGTTAAAAACCATTGCCTTAGGTTATAATATTCCACCAACTATGTTAAAGCGTTTGAAAGTGAAATCGGCAAAAGTTTATGCTTCAGCACAAAACTTACTTACTTTCACTAACTACACAGGTTTTGATCCAGAGGTTGCAGTTTACTATTCGCCCTTAACACCAGGTTTTGATTATTCATCATACCCTCGTCCTAAGACAATAGTATTTGGTTTTAATGTTTCCTTATAA
- a CDS encoding RagB/SusD family nutrient uptake outer membrane protein has product MITQNKNTKMKAQSFFKALSSASVIKKTALLSLASVILLGQTGCEKFLEKDPTFIVKENYYNNETDVNIGLAGIYDIMGKEEVYGGALLLDLNVADDGFYSRSAFTIGTAVYNFDASTSTVSNLWRFLYEGIERANVFLSRVDQVQMPEANKAAAKGEAKFLRAYYHFLLVSNWGDIPLKTVPTSSVNDINIKRTPQREVYDFIVKEMEEAEGLVKTATQLGAGGRVSKSAVRGVLARVYLKMAGAPLNDVSKYAEALKWARKIVYPDNGPKEHRLNPDFKQIFINYAADKYDIGESIWEVEFFGNRGGDFEAGRVGNTMGLQCNDEAFGYGYGFINATPKLYARYGATDTRRDWTIAPYQYVYNNVNNLQVVRDSTFWTSAQLYNRNCGKYRRVYEVVKPKNKNYTPMNFPLLRYADVLLMLAEAENEVNGPTSVATAALKEVRDRASATDVTSLATSKEELRRLIREERFLELAFEGIRKFDLIRWDVFTSEMNQLARDIQNTAPTTFRFAALAGTNVTLRHNLLPIPVLELSLNNGMTQNQGW; this is encoded by the coding sequence ATGATAACTCAAAATAAAAACACTAAAATGAAAGCTCAGTCTTTTTTCAAAGCGCTAAGCTCGGCATCAGTCATCAAAAAGACAGCCTTATTAAGTTTAGCTTCTGTAATACTATTGGGGCAAACAGGATGTGAAAAATTCTTAGAGAAAGACCCAACCTTTATTGTTAAAGAAAACTATTACAACAATGAAACCGATGTAAATATTGGCCTTGCAGGTATTTATGATATTATGGGTAAAGAAGAAGTTTATGGTGGTGCTTTACTGCTCGACTTAAACGTTGCCGATGATGGTTTTTATTCTAGAAGCGCCTTTACCATTGGTACAGCCGTTTATAATTTTGATGCCTCTACAAGCACAGTAAGTAATTTATGGAGATTTCTTTACGAAGGTATAGAAAGAGCTAATGTGTTCTTAAGCAGGGTAGACCAAGTTCAAATGCCAGAGGCTAATAAAGCCGCAGCAAAAGGAGAAGCTAAATTTTTAAGAGCTTATTATCATTTCTTATTGGTAAGTAATTGGGGCGATATTCCTTTGAAAACTGTACCAACATCATCTGTAAATGATATTAACATCAAAAGAACTCCGCAAAGAGAGGTTTATGATTTTATTGTGAAAGAGATGGAAGAAGCAGAAGGATTAGTGAAAACAGCCACGCAGCTGGGTGCTGGGGGCAGAGTTTCAAAATCTGCAGTAAGAGGTGTTTTAGCCAGAGTTTACCTTAAAATGGCTGGTGCTCCTTTAAATGATGTAAGCAAATATGCAGAGGCTTTAAAATGGGCTAGAAAAATTGTTTATCCAGATAATGGACCTAAAGAACACCGTTTAAATCCAGATTTTAAACAAATATTCATCAATTACGCTGCTGATAAATATGATATTGGCGAGTCTATTTGGGAAGTAGAGTTTTTTGGTAATAGAGGTGGCGATTTTGAAGCTGGCCGTGTAGGTAATACCATGGGTTTACAATGTAATGATGAAGCTTTTGGTTACGGCTATGGCTTTATAAATGCAACTCCAAAACTTTATGCTCGTTATGGCGCCACAGATACCAGAAGAGATTGGACAATTGCTCCATACCAATACGTTTACAATAACGTAAACAATTTACAAGTGGTAAGAGATTCTACTTTTTGGACAAGCGCACAACTTTATAACAGAAACTGTGGTAAATACAGAAGGGTTTATGAAGTTGTAAAACCAAAAAACAAGAACTACACCCCAATGAATTTTCCTTTGCTGCGCTATGCTGATGTTTTATTGATGTTAGCTGAGGCAGAAAACGAAGTTAATGGACCTACTAGCGTGGCTACAGCAGCACTAAAAGAAGTAAGAGACAGAGCTAGTGCTACTGATGTAACTTCTTTAGCAACAAGTAAAGAAGAGTTACGTAGGCTAATTAGAGAAGAAAGGTTTTTAGAGTTAGCTTTTGAAGGAATAAGAAAATTTGATTTAATCAGATGGGATGTTTTCACTTCAGAGATGAACCAACTTGCTAGAGATATCCAAAACACAGCGCCTACCACTTTTAGGTTTGCAGCTTTAGCTGGTACTAACGTAACACTAAGACATAACTTATTGCCAATTCCTGTTTTAGAACTTTCTCTAAATAACGGAATGACCCAAAATCAAGGATGGTAA